In the genome of Halobacterium noricense, one region contains:
- a CDS encoding ACT domain-containing protein — translation MEVSLDLPDGFQSIMQKFAGSPGQQAVIRLLLERGFSVNDDGRVVSGDIEIPYTQVAEAAGVDRRVVDSTTEAILEDDELRRIFQNISQIPSLMDLAPVLDLTVVTVEVQDADEPGIVAEVTGLLAEHGISIRQTISEDPEFTDEPRLYLVTDEDLPGDVLTELMNKPFVRSVELS, via the coding sequence ATGGAGGTGAGTCTTGATTTGCCTGATGGGTTTCAGTCCATCATGCAGAAGTTCGCGGGGAGCCCCGGCCAGCAGGCCGTCATCCGGCTGCTGCTCGAACGGGGGTTCTCCGTGAACGACGACGGCCGCGTGGTCTCCGGCGACATCGAGATTCCGTACACGCAGGTCGCCGAGGCTGCGGGCGTCGACCGCCGGGTCGTGGACTCGACGACAGAGGCCATCCTCGAGGACGACGAACTCCGCCGCATCTTCCAGAACATCAGCCAGATTCCGAGCCTGATGGACCTCGCGCCCGTCCTCGACTTGACCGTCGTCACCGTCGAGGTGCAGGACGCCGACGAGCCCGGCATCGTCGCCGAAGTGACGGGGCTGCTCGCCGAGCACGGCATCAGCATCCGGCAGACGATTAGCGAGGACCCCGAATTCACGGACGAGCCGCGGCTCTACCTCGTCACGGACGAGGACCTGCCCGGTGACGTGTTGACTGAACTGATGAACAAGCCGTTCGTGCGGTCGGTCGAGCTCTCCTAG
- a CDS encoding tyrosine-type recombinase/integrase, whose protein sequence is MSNQTPRHRFGTSLGRLKDAYEDGDVHEDDYRAVVRMCAGFDDETYVESDVGDGTIYKYDELLGVPLEELPSLEDSKSSLTLRNYTDRLRRLSTEADALLVDHDADGLSILLRKFETGEADSVKDEGITHNTVRTYQTALRTFINATDSVDVDADDIEMYAPEDTSVDEQDVFDSEDVQALRDATDNPRNRAILEMLLNTGQRLTAIRTLKVGDMDVDNGVFYLNKEYSDGLKGADEDSRKRPLLGARGPVRDWLDYHPCRDRDDFEDAYLFTATTLSATDDYGEMMSESGIRYHLDKIHEKAGVDKPSNAHNYRHFFVTNAVKNWDLDKDAVKGLIGHGADSSVMETTYSHLTMDDYIEDAEIATDLREPDEDDPVVPAACTVCDYPLPDGAKACPKCGQAYTADAKSVQDDVEDSLYEGKGEAEDDEEEEAVDKLRRLLKENPELLDEL, encoded by the coding sequence ATGAGCAATCAGACGCCACGCCATCGCTTTGGGACGTCGCTCGGGAGGTTGAAGGACGCTTACGAGGATGGAGACGTCCACGAGGATGACTATCGAGCGGTAGTCAGGATGTGTGCTGGATTCGACGACGAGACGTATGTTGAATCTGACGTTGGGGATGGGACGATTTACAAGTACGACGAACTGCTTGGGGTGCCGTTAGAGGAGCTGCCGAGTCTTGAGGATTCTAAATCCAGTTTGACGTTGCGGAATTACACGGATCGGCTACGGCGGTTATCGACTGAAGCCGATGCTCTATTAGTCGACCATGATGCTGATGGATTGAGTATCCTCTTGAGGAAGTTCGAGACGGGTGAAGCGGATTCGGTGAAGGATGAAGGCATCACCCATAATACTGTGAGGACCTATCAGACGGCGTTACGGACGTTCATCAACGCGACTGATAGCGTGGATGTCGATGCCGATGACATCGAGATGTATGCGCCTGAGGACACGAGCGTAGATGAACAAGACGTATTCGACAGTGAGGACGTCCAGGCGTTGCGTGATGCAACCGATAACCCACGTAATCGAGCGATACTGGAGATGCTGTTGAATACGGGGCAGCGATTAACGGCTATTCGCACGTTGAAAGTCGGGGATATGGACGTCGATAACGGGGTATTCTATTTGAATAAGGAGTACAGTGACGGCTTGAAGGGGGCGGACGAAGACAGTCGAAAGCGTCCGTTGTTAGGTGCTCGTGGTCCTGTCCGTGATTGGCTTGACTATCACCCATGCAGGGATCGGGACGACTTCGAGGACGCATATCTGTTCACGGCCACGACGTTGTCCGCGACCGACGACTACGGGGAGATGATGAGCGAGTCAGGGATTCGGTATCATCTTGATAAGATTCACGAGAAGGCAGGCGTCGATAAGCCGTCTAACGCCCACAACTACCGTCATTTCTTCGTGACGAATGCAGTGAAGAACTGGGATTTAGACAAGGACGCCGTGAAGGGCTTGATTGGCCATGGAGCGGATTCGTCGGTAATGGAGACGACGTATTCGCATCTGACCATGGATGATTATATTGAGGATGCAGAGATAGCAACGGACCTGCGGGAACCCGACGAGGATGACCCCGTCGTTCCAGCTGCTTGTACTGTCTGTGATTATCCGCTACCTGACGGGGCAAAGGCGTGTCCGAAATGTGGGCAAGCCTATACTGCGGACGCTAAGAGCGTGCAAGACGACGTCGAGGATTCACTGTATGAAGGCAAAGGCGAGGCTGAGGACGACGAGGAGGAGGAAGCAGTTGACAAACTACGGCGGCTGTTGAAGGAAAACCCCGAACTACTGGACGAATTGTAA
- a CDS encoding IMPACT family protein: MTDAYRTLAGRGEADFEVQGSEFVGYATPAPTVEDAEAFVESVEREHADATHNVPAYRVRVESGVPDERSESGARGTGRSRGGPGDGYMLREYQSDDGEPTGSAGKPALNVLQQQDVENAVVVVTRYYGGTNLGVGGLARAYSRASKEAIEAAGVVEQRPQERFTVTVEYDDSGTVRGILESADCDFDADYGETVAFDVTVASEDAGDLRERIQSATSGRAAVK, translated from the coding sequence GTGACTGACGCGTACCGGACGCTCGCGGGCCGCGGCGAGGCCGACTTCGAGGTGCAGGGTTCGGAGTTCGTCGGCTACGCCACGCCCGCCCCCACCGTCGAGGACGCGGAAGCGTTCGTCGAGTCCGTCGAGCGCGAGCACGCCGACGCCACGCACAACGTGCCTGCCTACCGGGTGCGTGTGGAGTCCGGCGTTCCCGACGAGCGAAGCGAGTCGGGAGCACGCGGGACCGGACGGTCCCGCGGCGGGCCGGGAGATGGGTACATGCTCCGCGAGTACCAGTCCGACGACGGCGAGCCGACGGGCTCCGCCGGGAAACCCGCGCTGAACGTCCTCCAGCAGCAAGACGTCGAGAACGCGGTGGTCGTCGTGACGCGGTACTACGGCGGCACGAACCTCGGCGTCGGCGGGCTCGCGCGAGCGTACTCGCGGGCCTCGAAGGAAGCCATCGAGGCCGCCGGCGTCGTCGAGCAGCGCCCACAGGAACGGTTCACCGTCACCGTCGAGTACGACGACTCGGGCACCGTGCGGGGGATTCTGGAGAGCGCGGACTGCGACTTCGACGCCGACTACGGCGAGACGGTGGCCTTCGACGTGACCGTCGCCAGCGAGGACGCCGGCGACCTCCGCGAACGCATCCAGAGCGCGACCAGCGGGCGGGCGGCCGTCAAGTAG
- the fer gene encoding ferredoxin Fer: MPTVEYLNYETLDDQGWDMDDDDLFEKADDAGLDEEDYGSLEVAEGEYILEAAEAQGYDWPFSCRAGACANCAAIVKKGEINMDMQQILSDEEVEEKNVRLTCIGSPDADEVKIVYNAKHLDYLQNRVI; the protein is encoded by the coding sequence ATGCCGACGGTTGAATACCTCAATTACGAGACTCTGGACGACCAGGGCTGGGACATGGACGACGACGACCTCTTCGAGAAGGCCGACGACGCAGGCCTCGACGAGGAAGACTACGGTTCGCTGGAAGTCGCCGAGGGCGAGTACATCCTCGAAGCCGCCGAAGCGCAGGGCTACGACTGGCCGTTCTCGTGCCGCGCCGGCGCGTGTGCGAACTGCGCGGCCATCGTGAAGAAAGGCGAAATCAACATGGACATGCAGCAGATTCTCTCCGACGAGGAAGTCGAAGAGAAGAACGTCCGCCTGACCTGCATCGGCTCCCCGGACGCCGACGAGGTCAAAATCGTCTACAACGCCAAGCACCTCGACTACCTACAGAACCGCGTCATCTAA
- the hisB gene encoding imidazoleglycerol-phosphate dehydratase HisB, with the protein MTDRTAAVSRETAETDIDVTLDVDGDGDSTVDTGVGFFDHMLASFSKHGLFDLTVRCDGDLDIDDHHTVEDVGIAVGEAFAEALGDKRGIERFADRRVPLDEAVASVVVDVSGRPLYEFGGVSGSGATGGSSRAQRSDGKFSQPYVGEFTSTMAAHFFRSLAMHAGLTLHCEVEGENAHHEIEALFKGVARALDDATRIDERRSGTPSTKGEL; encoded by the coding sequence ATGACCGACCGGACGGCCGCCGTGAGCCGCGAGACGGCGGAGACGGACATCGACGTGACGCTGGACGTGGACGGGGACGGCGACAGCACCGTGGACACCGGCGTGGGCTTTTTCGACCACATGCTGGCGTCGTTCTCGAAGCACGGGCTGTTCGACTTGACCGTGCGTTGTGACGGCGACCTGGACATCGACGACCACCACACGGTCGAGGACGTGGGCATCGCCGTCGGGGAGGCGTTCGCGGAGGCGCTCGGGGACAAACGCGGCATCGAGCGGTTCGCGGACCGCCGCGTGCCGCTGGACGAGGCGGTCGCGAGCGTCGTCGTGGACGTCTCGGGGCGGCCGCTGTACGAGTTCGGGGGGGTCTCCGGGAGCGGAGCGACCGGAGGTTCGTCACGGGCGCAGCGAAGTGACGGCAAGTTCAGCCAGCCGTACGTCGGCGAGTTCACGAGCACGATGGCGGCGCACTTCTTCCGGTCGCTGGCGATGCACGCCGGCCTGACGCTACACTGCGAGGTGGAAGGGGAGAACGCCCACCACGAGATAGAGGCGCTGTTCAAGGGCGTCGCGCGGGCGCTGGACGACGCGACGCGCATCGACGAGCGGCGCTCCGGGACGCCGTCGACGAAGGGAGAACTGTAG
- a CDS encoding A24 family peptidase C-terminal domain-containing protein — MDASIPDLLRLLVVPALGWAALRDWRTRRVPNDLWGPLVLLGAVLLVWDGYTALGTPYAFQPFAVRVAFSLLFVVPLAYAFWYVGGFGGADARAFMTLAVVFPTYPSYELLGYSLPVVETTLGVFSLTILTNTVLFGLAYPLVLGGRNALVGEFSVVMFVGRRVPVPELTDTHGSLLETHDGFTRDGLDLDALRMYLRWRGLDLADLREHPELRDPDTLPDDPNDPTGGAVVTDGSGDPWGAAAFLEAIEGSAYGTTPADLREGLDVIVDNEEVWVTPGVPFIIPLFVGLLVALAGGDVLFWVMDALGLVPA, encoded by the coding sequence GTGGACGCCTCGATACCCGACCTCCTGCGGTTGCTCGTCGTGCCGGCGCTCGGCTGGGCGGCGCTCCGGGACTGGCGGACGCGCCGCGTCCCGAACGACCTCTGGGGGCCGCTCGTCCTGCTCGGTGCCGTCCTCCTGGTCTGGGACGGCTACACCGCGCTCGGCACGCCGTACGCCTTCCAGCCGTTCGCCGTCCGCGTCGCGTTCAGCCTCCTCTTCGTCGTCCCTCTCGCGTACGCGTTCTGGTACGTCGGCGGGTTCGGCGGCGCCGACGCCCGCGCGTTCATGACGCTCGCTGTCGTCTTCCCGACCTACCCCTCCTACGAACTGCTGGGGTACTCGCTGCCGGTCGTGGAGACCACGCTCGGCGTGTTCTCGCTGACAATTCTCACGAACACCGTCCTGTTCGGGCTGGCGTACCCGCTCGTGCTCGGCGGCCGGAACGCCCTCGTCGGCGAGTTCTCCGTCGTGATGTTCGTCGGCCGCCGCGTCCCGGTCCCCGAACTCACCGACACCCACGGCAGCCTCCTCGAAACCCACGACGGCTTCACCCGGGACGGCCTCGACCTGGACGCGCTCCGGATGTACCTCCGGTGGCGCGGCCTCGACCTCGCGGACCTCCGCGAGCACCCGGAACTCCGCGACCCCGACACGCTCCCCGACGACCCCAACGACCCGACCGGCGGCGCGGTCGTCACGGACGGCAGCGGCGACCCGTGGGGTGCCGCCGCGTTCCTCGAAGCCATCGAGGGCTCCGCGTACGGCACCACGCCCGCCGACCTCCGCGAAGGCCTCGACGTCATCGTCGACAACGAGGAGGTCTGGGTGACGCCGGGCGTCCCGTTCATCATCCCGCTGTTCGTCGGCCTGCTGGTCGCGCTCGCGGGGGGCGACGTGCTCTTCTGGGTGATGGACGCGCTCGGCCTCGTGCCCGCCTGA
- the hisA gene encoding 1-(5-phosphoribosyl)-5-[(5-phosphoribosylamino)methylideneamino]imidazole-4-carboxamide isomerase, whose product MAFESFEVVPAVDMQDGEVVQLVQGERGTERRYGDPVEAAQRWVSAGARTLHLVDLDGAFEGERGNAEAVERILDATSVDVQVGGGIRSVADATELLERGVDRVILGTAAVENPEIVGEISAEYPGSVMVSLDAKDGEVVVEGWTEGTGLDPAEAAQRYADLGAGSILFTNVDVEGQQEGVETEPVQRLADSVDIPVVASGGVAEIDDVLALRDAGAAAVVVGTALYEGNFTLEEAEDAL is encoded by the coding sequence ATGGCGTTCGAGTCCTTCGAGGTCGTACCGGCGGTGGACATGCAGGACGGCGAGGTCGTCCAGCTCGTGCAGGGCGAGCGCGGCACCGAGCGGCGCTACGGCGACCCCGTGGAGGCCGCCCAGCGGTGGGTGTCCGCGGGCGCGCGCACGCTCCACCTCGTCGACCTCGACGGCGCGTTCGAGGGCGAACGCGGGAATGCCGAGGCCGTCGAGCGCATCCTCGACGCGACGAGCGTCGACGTCCAGGTCGGCGGCGGCATCCGCAGCGTCGCCGACGCCACCGAACTCTTGGAGCGCGGCGTCGACCGCGTCATCCTCGGCACCGCGGCCGTCGAGAATCCGGAAATCGTCGGCGAAATCAGCGCGGAGTACCCGGGCAGCGTGATGGTGAGCCTCGACGCGAAAGACGGCGAGGTCGTCGTCGAGGGCTGGACAGAGGGCACGGGGCTGGACCCCGCGGAGGCCGCCCAGCGCTACGCAGACCTCGGCGCGGGCTCGATTCTGTTCACGAACGTCGACGTCGAAGGCCAGCAGGAGGGCGTCGAGACGGAGCCCGTCCAGCGACTCGCCGACAGCGTCGACATCCCGGTCGTCGCGAGCGGCGGCGTCGCCGAAATCGACGACGTCCTCGCGCTCCGCGACGCGGGTGCGGCCGCCGTCGTCGTCGGCACCGCGCTCTACGAGGGGAACTTCACCCTCGAAGAAGCCGAGGACGCGCTGTAG